One Primulina huaijiensis isolate GDHJ02 chromosome 5, ASM1229523v2, whole genome shotgun sequence DNA segment encodes these proteins:
- the LOC140976429 gene encoding uncharacterized protein, with amino-acid sequence MSRSPSFSVKSELVSEVDEKALHQWVAAFCIIRFDLEQGQLIDECYPPGCLTQNEELQVAFSSFPDSASQHLNRSSIHDCIFFFRIRRHEKLPVSNIGSSKTNEVEYNSLLRWPLYEDTQKGKNHNYSRYLYDFVFNRQRHDERLKRGGEQKSVVILSHSPYSSVFRPLLQIMGPLYFDIGKKALTHIAKCVSTWPTPEPGNLMVLPIGNALLKVNLPPSHSLPSDSGIFEDSASSLAPLLPSNLSVPQGLFHDSDLFGTFRGLLMHLWKLWEVLLIGEPILIIAPTPPQCCEAVAGLVSLVAPLLFSVDFRPYFTIHDPEFSILNSLPEGAIFPPMVLGVTNLFFLKALHNMPHIISVGTPISNSSRLNIDSRASYGGISAQEERFNFQHLSVRKFTAANFLNAVKLKRDGPLCLMTEHKEAVWSNYASVTKPDTSILNRLVDAGLSPRVEESMSVVNNDILRRHFLELTTNFLAPFGPYFRANTPSEGSSPYSDPPSLPSFSTEEFLSTLSERGPGKFLLKRMKSNWLDLYRRFLKGHNFLPWFRRKRAVAEQEQYKMWRQARIKSNINQLIAKMSELEIVDSFNAIERNLQGEMQYGKANKDTEDVCKKLKKDLQIVFKVLPQDLQQLLTMNPSRATLLRESLDCSDLPGHPVPTGGDVSSAESQ; translated from the exons ATGAGCCGGTCACCATCATTTTCTGTGAAGTCGGAACTTGTATCAGAAGTTGACGAAAAAGCTTTGCATCAATGGGTAGCTGCCTTTTGTATCATTAGGTTTGATCTCGAGCAGGGGCAGCTCATTGATGAGTGTTATCCACCTGGCTGTCTAACCCAAAATGAGGAGCTTCAAGTTGCTTTTAGTTCATTTCCAGATTCAGCTTCACAGCACCTTAACAGATCAAGTATTCATGATTGTATTTTCTTCTTCCGTATAAGGAGGCATGAAAAACTTCCAGTTTCAAACATTGGTTCATCAAAGACTAATGAAGTAGAATATAACTCACTATTGCGATGGCCATTATATGAAGATACACAAAAGGGTAAAAATCACAATTACTCAAGGTACCTGTATGATTTTGTGTTTAATAGGCAGAGACATGATGAGAGGCTAAAGCGAGGAGGTGAACAAAAATCTGTTGTTATTCTTTCTCACAGTCCATACTCTAGTGTGTTTAGGCCTTTACTACAAATTATGGGCCCTTTGTACTTTGATATCGGAAAGAAAGCATTGACTCATATTGCTAAGTGTGTGTCGACGTGGCCTACTCCTGAACCTGGTAATCTCATGGTGCTTCCTATTGGGAATGCATTACTGAAAGTGAACCTCCCCCCTTCTCACAGTTTGCCCTCAGATAGTGGGATTTTTGAAGACTCTGCGTCCTCACTGGCTCCACTTCTCCCTTCAAACCTATCAGTTCCACAGGGTTTATTTCATGACTCCGATCTTTTCGGAACATTCCGGGGACTCTTGATGCATCTTTGGAAGCTCTGGGAAGTGTTACTCATTGGGGAACCCATTTTAATCATAGCACCGACCCCTCCCCAGTGCTGTGAAGCAGTTGCTGGTCTAGTTAGTTTGGTTGCCCCATTACTTTTCAGTGTTGACTTCAGGCCTTACTTTACTATACACGACCCTGAATTTTCCATTTTGAACTCTCTCCCAGAGGGGGCCATTTTTCCTCCAATGGTTTTAGGTGTCACAAACCTCTTTTTCTTAAAAGCACTGCATAACATGCCTCACATAATTTCAGTTGGAACTCCTATTTCAAATTCTAGTCGTCTGAACATTGATTCAAGGGCTTCATATGGGGGAATTTCTGCTCAAGAAGAACGATTTAACTTCCAACATCTTTCGGTGAGGAAGTTTACTGCTGCAAACTTCTTGAATGCAGTAAAGTTGAAAAGAGATGGTCCTTTGTGTCTAATGACAGAACACAAAGAAGCTGTATGGTCGAATTATGCTTCAGTGACAAAGCCAGATACCTCTATCTTGAATAGACTTGTTGATGCTGGATTATCTCCAAGGGTTGAGGAGTCGATGTCAGTTGTTAACAATGATATATTACGCCGCCATTTTTTGGAGCTGACTACTAACTTTTTGGCCCCTTTTGGTCCATATTTCAGAGCAAATACACCATCTGAAGGTTCATCTCCATATTCTGACCCACCTTCTCTACCGTCTTTCAGTACTGAGGAATTCTTATCAACTTTGTCAGAAAGAGGTCCTGGGAAGTTTCTACTGAAGAGAATGAAGTCAAATTGGCTAGATCTCTACAG GCGTTTCTTAAAAGGACACAACTTTCTGCCATGGTTTCGTAGAAAACGTGCTGTTGCTGAGCAAGAACAGTATAAAATGTGGAGACAAGCTAGAATTAAGAGCAACATAAACCAGTTGATAGCTAAGATGTCTGAATTGGAAATAGTTGATTCCTTCAATGCAATTGAGAGAAACCTCCAAGGAGAAATGCAG TACGGAAAAGCAAATAAAGATACTGAAGATGTCTGCAAGAAATTGAAGAAAGATCTCCAAATTGTATTTAAAGTTCTTCCACAGGACTTGCAGCAACTTCTTACAATGAACCCCAGCAGAGCGACTCTTTTACGAGAAAGCCTTGACTGCTCAGATCTTCCTGGGCATCCTGTTCCGACTGGTGGCGATGTATCTTCTGCTGAATCTCAATGA